Within Sinorhizobium sp. RAC02, the genomic segment GTCGGCGCGCGAACTCGGGCTCGATCCCTCGCGCAGCTATGGCAGCTTCAAGGAAATGGCGATCCGCGAGGCCAAGCTGAAGAACGGCATCGAGGCGGTGGCGATCGTTACGCCCAACCACGTGCATTACGAGGCCGCGAAGGAATTCCTGAAGCGTGGCATCCACGTCATTTGCGACAAGCCGCTCACCTCGACGCTTGGCGATGCGCGCAAGCTGAAAAAGCTGGCGGAGGAGAGCGATGCGCTCTTCGTGCTCACCCACAACTACACGGGCTACCCCATGGTCCGCCAGGCGCGCGAGATGGTGGCGAACGGCGAACTCGGCCCGATCCGTCTCGTGCAAATGGAATACCCGCAGGACTGGCTGACCGAGGACATCGAGAGCAGCGGCCAGAAGCAGGCCGCCTGGCGCACCGACCCGACCAAGTCGGGTGCCGGCGGCTCCACCGGCGACATCGGCACCCATGCCTATAATCTCGGCTGCTTCGTCTCCGGTCTCGAACTGGAGGAACTGTCCGCCGATCTCGACAGCTTCGTGGCCGGCCGTCGCCTCGACGACAACGCCCATGTCATGCTGCGCTTCAAGGAGAAGGACGGCGCGCGCGCCAAGGGCATGCTGTGGTGCAGCCAGGTGGCGCCCGGTCACGAGAATGGCCTCAAGGTGCGCGTCTACGGCACCAAGGGCGCCCTCGAATGGGTGCAGGCCGATCCGAACTACCTCTGGTACACGCCCTTCGGCGAGCCGAAGCGCCTCATCACCCGCAATGGTGCCGGTTCGGGCCCTGCTGCCGCGCGCATGAGCCGCGTGCCCTCCGGCCACCCGGAAGGCTATCTCGAAGGCTTTGCCAACATCTATTCCGAAGCTGCCCGCGCAATCTATGCCAAGCGTAGCGGCGCCGCGGCCGATCCCGCCATCGTCTATCCGACGGTGGATGACGGCCTGAAGGGCATGCTCTTCGTCGATGCCTGCGTGCAGTCGTCGAAGAAGAACGGGGCCTGGGTCAAGGTCTGATCAGTCTTCGCCAGCGGCCGCCGCGTCATCGCGGCGGTCACGGCTGTGTCAGGAAAAGATGCTGCCGAGGCGAATGACCAGTTTCTTGTCGAACAGTTGTCCGCGGTCGAACATCCAGTTCAGCGCGTCGCGCGTCGTCCAGGCCCGCTTGTAGGGGCGCGCACTCGTCAACGCTTCGAAGACGTCGCAGACGGTGGCAAGGCGGATTTCCGGGCTGAGCTGCTCCGCCTTCAGGCCGAGTGGATAGCCGCTGCCGTCGAGCACCTCGTGATGGAACCGGCAGATGTCGAGGGTCAGCTCCGAGACATTGCCCTGTTCTTTCAGCAGCCGGTAGCCGACCTCCGGATGGTTGCGAACCACGCGCCGTTCCTCTGCTTCCAGGCTACCCGTCTTGTTGAGAATGGCGTTCGGTATCATGAGCTTGCCGACATCGTGCAGCAGGCCGGCAACGCCCAGTTCCCGCACCAGGTCTTCGTCGTAGTCGAGCAGGCCGGCGAGCTTCATCATCAGGGCGCTCACCGCCAGCGAGTGCACATAGGTCCCCTCGTCCTTGGTCTTGAGGCGGGTGACCTTGAGGAAAACCTCCGGCGACGCGTCGATGCGTTCGGAAATCTCCCCGGCGACTGGACCCAGCGTATCGATCTGCAGGTTGCCGGAGCGAACGGCATCGAAACTGTTGCGCAGGGCGCTTGCCGCCTGTGCGACGGTTTCCTGCGTGCGGCGGCGCTCTTCAGCCTTCAGATCGGCGGCTTCGTCGATATCGATCGTGCTTCTCTGCGGATTGACCAGCGCATAGGCCGCCGACGTCGCGAGGATCGCGCGCACGGTCTCATCGGATTGCACCAGGAACCGCCGGCCGGCGAATTCCGCATTCGGGCATTCGACGGATTCGATGAACATGCCTTTTCGAACGAGATTCTTGGGTATTCGCCGTACCACGCGCCAGATCTCCATCTCTGCATGGGCACTTTAGAGGAAGACTTCCTAACCGTCGTTTAAGGAATACCTGTTTTAGAGCTTGGCTTTTGTCAAATTGCTGCTGGGTGAAGGGAAAGCTTGCAAGCGCCCCGGATGGTCTTTCTCCGTCAAAGACTGATGAGCGCGAAGGGCGGCTTCCGAGCAGCAGTCTTGGCAAACACGGGTATGCCGCTCCGATTTTGTCAGCCGCTTTCCGGGGAAAAATCCCGAACTTTTCCCCACCCTGCAAATCCGTGCCTACAATCCTGTCATCCCGCTAGAGGATACGCTGCCAGGCGTGGCAGTCAGGCGGGATCGGCGCTTTCGGTGCGGGAAGGACGTGAACCTTCACCGGAAGGGCCTGCGGAAAATGGTCTCCCTCCGGCGACACGGGGGAAACGGCAGGGCATCGGACAGACCCTGTCGTTTCACGCCCGAACGGCGCGCCGGATGTGCCTGTGCGGCACGCAAGGAGGTTGGGTCTGGCGGATGCGTCGGCATCGTCCGCCGGGATGGCAGCAGTCCGGAAGGGGCAAACCCCTTTCCGTCCACAATGTCCTCAAGGTGAGGTCTTGCGCGGCGAAAAATCGGAACGGCCCATCCCGGAAACCGGCGGCAGACATCCACCGGCACCGGCCTTTGCAGAGAGACCGGAGTCGCAGGCAAAAACCGCTGAACGGGGCGCTGAAAGGTGCCACATACACTCACTTTTACGAGGCAGCTTCCAGCGCCCCGTCCGATGCTTCAAAAACCCACGGGCGAAGATTCCGCCGCGTGGATGTTCCTGCATGCGATCATCATTGCACGGTTGACTTTTCGTTCAATGGCTTTACTGCAACGTTGCAGGTTCCCGCAACGCCGCGTTTGTCTCCCCAGTTTCAAGAGAAAGCCGATGATCGATCCCAAGACCCTTGCCGAGCGTTTTCCCGGTGATTTCGTGTTCGGCGTGGCGACAGCCGCCTTCCAGATCGAGGGCGCGACGAATTTGGATGGCCGCAAGCCGTCGATCTGGGATGCCTTTTCCAACATGCCCGGCCGGGTCTTCGGCCGGCACAATGGCGATGTCGCCTGCGATCATTACAATCGCCTGGAGCAGGATCTGGACCTCATCCAGTCGCTCGGCGTCGAGGCCTATCGCTTCTCCATCGCCTGGCCGCGCATCATTCCGGAGGGCACCGGGCCGGTGAACGAGAAGGGGCTGGATTTCTACGACCGCCTCGTCGATGGTCTGAAGGCGCGCGGCATCAAGGCCTTCGCCACGCTCTACCATTGGGACCTGCCGCTGATGCTGGCCGGCAATGGCGGCTGGACGGCGCGGTCGACGGCCTATGCCTTCCAGCGCTATGCAAAAACCGCCATCGCCCGCCTCGGCGACCGGCTGGATGCGGTGGCGACCTTCAACGAGCCCTGGTGCTCCGTCTGGCTCAGCCATCTCTACGGCATTCACGCGCCCGGCGAACGCAACATGGATGCGGCGCTATACGCTCTGCATGTCACCAACCTGGCGCACGGCCTTGGCGTCGCGGCCATCCGTTCCGAGCGGCCGGATCTGCCGGTCGGCCTCGTGCTGAATGCCCACCAGACCTATGCCGGCAGCGACAGCGCGGCGGACCAGGCCGCTGCCGCCCGCGCCTTCGATTTCCACAACGGCATCTTCTTCGGCCCGGTCTTCAAGGGCGAATATCCGGAAAGCTTCCTCTCCGCGCTTGGTCATCGCATGCCGCAGATCGAGCCGGGCGACATGGAAACGATCAGCCAGCCGCTCGACTGGTGGGGGCTGAACTACTACACGCCCATGCGGGTTTCGCATGATCCGTCGGAAGGCGCCGTCTTCCCCGCCACGCTGCCCGCGCCGCCCGTTGCCGACGTCCAGACGGATATCGGCTGGGAAGTCTATGCGCCGGCGCTTGGCGATCTCATCCGCAAGCTCAATGCGGCCTATGCGCTGCCGGATTGCTACATCACGGAAAACGGCGCCTGCTACAATATGGGCGTCGAAAACGGCATGGTCGACGACCAGCCGCGCCTCGACTACATCGCTGAACATCTCGGTGTCACCGCCGACCTGATCGGCGAGGGTTATCCGATGCGCGGTTACTTCGCCTGGAGCCTGATGGACAATTTCGAATGGGCGGAAGGCTACCGCATGCGCTTCGGCATCGTGCATGTCGACTACGACACGCAGGTGCGCACGATAAAGAAGAGCGGCCAATGGTACGGTGAACTCGCCGGCCAGTTTCCGAAGGGCAACCACCGGACGGCCTGATACCGTTCGCATTGTCGTTCGCACCGTAAAGGATTCATAACGGTTCTGCCGCATCATCGTTCTTCGGCCGGAGAAGACGATGCTGCGACTTGCGCGCCACCTTTCGAGCATGATCGGCGCCAGACGACTAGCGGTCGTGCTGGGCGTGCTTGCGTCCTTTGCCGTCGTCGTCAGCCTTGCCACCATTCTCGTCATGATGGCGCTCGGCTTTCTCGCCAACCGGGCAAACGAGCTGGATGAGGAACGTACGCGCCAGGCGGTGTTCGGCTCCCTCTCGTCACTGCGCAGTTCCATGGTCACGACGGTGCGCGACTATGCGGTCTGGGACGATGCCGTGCAGGCCATCTATGGTCAGGCCGACATGCCCTGGCTTGTCGCCAATTTCGGCCTTGCCACCGAGGGCGGTCCGCTTTTCGATACGGTTTTCCTCGTCGATGAAAACGGCCGTACCATGCTTGCCTATCGAAACGGCGCGCCGCTGGAGGCGGATGCGCATTCCTATGGTGGCGCGGTGTTTGCGGATCTTTACGACAAGGTCATCAAGGCAGGGCTGGAGCCCGGCGAGGAGCTCGGGGCCTTCCTGCGCACGCCGCATGGCCCTGCCGTTGCCGCCGTGTCGGCCATCCGCCCGATTTCCGATGCGGTAAAGGCGCCGGCGGGTGCCCTTCGCACACTCTTCATCATCCGCCACCTGTCGCCCGCACGGATCGCGCGGATCGCCGACAACTTTCTGATTTCCGGGCTTATGATGACGGAAGATGAGCCCGCGAAAGGTTCGGCCGTGCCCCTCACCAATCCCGGCGGAACGGTGCTCGGCTACCTGTCCTGGACGCCGGACGCGCCGGGCGACAAGAGCTACGCGCAGGTGCGCCCGCTGGTTCTGCTGGCGCTGGCCGGGGTCATCATCTTCTTCGTGCTGCTGGTGCTGACCGGCGCCGCCTTCGTCATCCGCCTCAAGGCAGATGAGAACGCGGCGCGCAGGCAGGCCCTGACCGATCGCCTGAGCGGCCTTCGCAACCGCACCGGCCTCTATCTCGGTCTCGATGAACTGAATGCCTGCGCCGTCCAGGACGAGCGCGACGTCGTACTGCTCTATCTCGACCTCGACGGCTTCAAGGACGTCAACGATTTCTACGGCCATGCGGTCGGCGACCGGTTGATCCGCGGCGTCTCGGCCGGGCTGGCCCGCCTTGTTCTGCCCGGCACCCTGCTCGCGCGCATCGGCGGCGATGAATTCGCCATCGCCTTCCTCGGTTCGGCGGATGGTCCGGAAGCCGAGCGGTTGACGCGGTCCATCCTCGATTTCTTTGCCGAACCCTTTGCCATTGGCGAGCGTGTCGCCATCGTCGGCGCCAGCATCGGCCTTGCCGTGTCGCGCAAGGGGACCGTGGGTGGCGAGGAGCTTCTGCGGCGGGCGGATGTCGCCATGTACCGGGCAAAACATGCCGGGCGTGGCCGCGTCATGCACTATGAAACGCTGATGGACGACGACCGCGACGAGCGACGCGAGATGGAGGATGCGTTGCGGACGGCCGTGGCGCGCGGCGAGATCGACGTCGTCTTCCAGCCGATCGTCAAGGCGCGTGGCCGTGAGATCTGTGGCGTGGAGGCGCTCGCACGCTGGTATCGCGGCGGGACCGTGTCGGTGCCGCCGGACGTGTTCATTCCACTCGCAGAGGCGACCGGCGTCATCGATGCGCTCGGGCCGCTCGTGCTGCGCCGCGCCTGCGAGGCGGCGCGCAACTGGCCTGATATCGGCATTTCGATCAATGTCTCGCCGGCGCAGTTCCGCAATCCCTATTTCCCGGATCAGGCGCTGGCGATCATCGAGGCTGCGGGCATCGAGCCGTCACGCGTCACGCTGGAGATCACCGAGGGTTACTTCATTCAGAATCCCGGCCGCGCGAAGCTTGTCATGGACCGGCTGAAGGTCGGTGGCGTGCGCATTGCGCTCGACGATTTCGGTGCTGGTTTCTCCAGCGTCGGTTATCTCATCCGCTTCGGTTTCGACCGGATGAAGATCGACCGGTCGCTCACCATAGCGGGCGAGCAATCGGTGAAGGGCGGCGCGATGCTGCAGGCAACGGTGGCGTTGGCCGCTTCGTTCGACATGCCGGTGACGGCCGAAGGCGTGGAGACCGGCGAGCAGGCCGCTTTCCTGCATCTCTGCGGCTGCGATCAGCTTCAGGGGTACTTCTTCGGCAGGCCGATGAGCGAGAAGGCGATCAGCGAACTGCTCGCCCCGCCGGCCGCCGTGCAGGCGGCGGCCAGTTGATCACTTGCCGAGATGGCGTTCGCCGCGCTTGCGGGCGAGATCCATCTGTTTCTGGCGCTGGCGAAAGCGCAGCCGGTCGTCTTCACTCCGGGTCGTGTGGCAATGCGGACAGGAAACACCGGCCTCGTAGAGCGGCGAGGTGACGTCTTCGGCGGTCAGCGGATGGCGGCAGGCGCGGCAAAGCTTGTGCTCGCCTTCCTCCAGCCCGTGCAACACGGAGACGCGCTCGTCGAACACGAAGCAGGCGCCTTCCCACAGGCTTTCGTCCGCCGGCACCTCTTCGAGATATTTCAGGATGCCGCCCTTGAGGTGGTAGACCTCGTCGAAACCCTCTTCCTTCATGAAGGCGGTCGCCTTCTCGCAACGGATGCCGCCGGTGCAGTACATGGCAATCTTCGGCTTGTTGTGCAGGCCGGCATTGTTGCGCACCCAGTCCGGAAATTCGCGGAAGGTCTTGGTGTTCGGATCGACGGCGCCCTTGAACATGCCGATCGCCGTCTCGTAGTCGTTGCGCGTATCGATGACGATCGTGTCCGGATCGGAAATCAGCGCGTTCCAGTCCTCCGGCGCCACATAGGTGCCGACGGACCGGGTGGGGTCGATATCCTCGACGCCCATGGTGACGATCTCCTTCTTCAGCCGCACCTTCATGCGCAGGAAGGGCATGTCGCTCGCAAAGCTTTCCTTGTGCTCCAGCCCGGCAAATTCCGGCTGGCTGCGCAGGAAGGCGAGCACCGTGCGGATGCCGGCATGCGGCCCGGCGATCGTGCCGTTGATACCCTCATGGGCGAGCAGCAGCGTGCCGCGCACGCCGTTTTCCTCGCAGAGCGCCTGCAAGGGCTCGCGCAGGTCCGCGAAACGCGGCACCGAGACGAAATGGTAAAGCGCGGCGACAAGGAACGTGCCGTCTTCCGCGGGCAGGGAGGTTTCGTTTGTCATGGCCGCCACATACAGCTTTGGCGCATTTCAGGCAATGCGGCGCTCTGTAGCGCCTCAGGCGAGCTGGTGCAGGCTTGCGCCATTGCTGGCGCCGAGCGCCATCGACTGGTTGGAATACTGGCTCTCGCCGGTCACTTCGCGGCCCACCCAGTTCGGCAGATGCGGCTCCTCTTGGATCGAGGCAAGCTCGACCTCGGCGATAACGAGGCCTTTGTGGGCGCCGCCATAGACGTCGATTTCCCAGACATGGCCTTCGTGCGGCACCTTGTAGCGTACCTTTTCGATGACGTTGCCGATGGCGTGGCGCAGCATGTCCTCCGCCTCGTCGCGGTCCACATCATATTCGTACTCGTCGCGAACGAGCACTGCATGGCCGATTTTCAGGGTGATGCGTGCCTTGCCGTCGCCGTAGATGCGGACACGAAGCGATCGGTCCTCCTGGGCGACGATATAGGCCTGCCGTATGGCGATGCCTTCGTCTGCGAAGGTACGCCATCGCTGGCCCGATACCAGGAACTTACGCTCGATCTCTTTTGCCACAGGCACGCTTTCGCTGTTGGAGATAGGCTTAGGCGAGCGGAACACTACACGATAAGTGTGTCATGACAAGGCCATGAATCATGCTTTAGGCTCGACACGACGTCGCAGACGCGGTATTCGGATCCAAATTCAATCGTTTTAAAAGGTCGTGCCATGAGCGAGAAAAACGCCAAGCTCCTTTCCGTCCTGAAGCTGCAGCCAGTGGTGCCGGTGCTGGTCATCGATGATCTCAAGACGGCCGTTCCGCTGGCGCGAGCGCTCGTCGCCGGCGGCCTGAAGGCGATCGAAATAACGCTGCGCACGCCG encodes:
- a CDS encoding Gfo/Idh/MocA family oxidoreductase — translated: MAIEGSASETRERRIRLGMVGGGSGAFIGAVHRIAARLDDHYELVAGALSSSSEKAEQSARELGLDPSRSYGSFKEMAIREAKLKNGIEAVAIVTPNHVHYEAAKEFLKRGIHVICDKPLTSTLGDARKLKKLAEESDALFVLTHNYTGYPMVRQAREMVANGELGPIRLVQMEYPQDWLTEDIESSGQKQAAWRTDPTKSGAGGSTGDIGTHAYNLGCFVSGLELEELSADLDSFVAGRRLDDNAHVMLRFKEKDGARAKGMLWCSQVAPGHENGLKVRVYGTKGALEWVQADPNYLWYTPFGEPKRLITRNGAGSGPAAARMSRVPSGHPEGYLEGFANIYSEAARAIYAKRSGAAADPAIVYPTVDDGLKGMLFVDACVQSSKKNGAWVKV
- a CDS encoding HD domain-containing phosphohydrolase: MEIWRVVRRIPKNLVRKGMFIESVECPNAEFAGRRFLVQSDETVRAILATSAAYALVNPQRSTIDIDEAADLKAEERRRTQETVAQAASALRNSFDAVRSGNLQIDTLGPVAGEISERIDASPEVFLKVTRLKTKDEGTYVHSLAVSALMMKLAGLLDYDEDLVRELGVAGLLHDVGKLMIPNAILNKTGSLEAEERRVVRNHPEVGYRLLKEQGNVSELTLDICRFHHEVLDGSGYPLGLKAEQLSPEIRLATVCDVFEALTSARPYKRAWTTRDALNWMFDRGQLFDKKLVIRLGSIFS
- a CDS encoding GH1 family beta-glucosidase produces the protein MIDPKTLAERFPGDFVFGVATAAFQIEGATNLDGRKPSIWDAFSNMPGRVFGRHNGDVACDHYNRLEQDLDLIQSLGVEAYRFSIAWPRIIPEGTGPVNEKGLDFYDRLVDGLKARGIKAFATLYHWDLPLMLAGNGGWTARSTAYAFQRYAKTAIARLGDRLDAVATFNEPWCSVWLSHLYGIHAPGERNMDAALYALHVTNLAHGLGVAAIRSERPDLPVGLVLNAHQTYAGSDSAADQAAAARAFDFHNGIFFGPVFKGEYPESFLSALGHRMPQIEPGDMETISQPLDWWGLNYYTPMRVSHDPSEGAVFPATLPAPPVADVQTDIGWEVYAPALGDLIRKLNAAYALPDCYITENGACYNMGVENGMVDDQPRLDYIAEHLGVTADLIGEGYPMRGYFAWSLMDNFEWAEGYRMRFGIVHVDYDTQVRTIKKSGQWYGELAGQFPKGNHRTA
- a CDS encoding EAL domain-containing protein → MLRLARHLSSMIGARRLAVVLGVLASFAVVVSLATILVMMALGFLANRANELDEERTRQAVFGSLSSLRSSMVTTVRDYAVWDDAVQAIYGQADMPWLVANFGLATEGGPLFDTVFLVDENGRTMLAYRNGAPLEADAHSYGGAVFADLYDKVIKAGLEPGEELGAFLRTPHGPAVAAVSAIRPISDAVKAPAGALRTLFIIRHLSPARIARIADNFLISGLMMTEDEPAKGSAVPLTNPGGTVLGYLSWTPDAPGDKSYAQVRPLVLLALAGVIIFFVLLVLTGAAFVIRLKADENAARRQALTDRLSGLRNRTGLYLGLDELNACAVQDERDVVLLYLDLDGFKDVNDFYGHAVGDRLIRGVSAGLARLVLPGTLLARIGGDEFAIAFLGSADGPEAERLTRSILDFFAEPFAIGERVAIVGASIGLAVSRKGTVGGEELLRRADVAMYRAKHAGRGRVMHYETLMDDDRDERREMEDALRTAVARGEIDVVFQPIVKARGREICGVEALARWYRGGTVSVPPDVFIPLAEATGVIDALGPLVLRRACEAARNWPDIGISINVSPAQFRNPYFPDQALAIIEAAGIEPSRVTLEITEGYFIQNPGRAKLVMDRLKVGGVRIALDDFGAGFSSVGYLIRFGFDRMKIDRSLTIAGEQSVKGGAMLQATVALAASFDMPVTAEGVETGEQAAFLHLCGCDQLQGYFFGRPMSEKAISELLAPPAAVQAAAS
- a CDS encoding rhodanese-related sulfurtransferase codes for the protein MTNETSLPAEDGTFLVAALYHFVSVPRFADLREPLQALCEENGVRGTLLLAHEGINGTIAGPHAGIRTVLAFLRSQPEFAGLEHKESFASDMPFLRMKVRLKKEIVTMGVEDIDPTRSVGTYVAPEDWNALISDPDTIVIDTRNDYETAIGMFKGAVDPNTKTFREFPDWVRNNAGLHNKPKIAMYCTGGIRCEKATAFMKEEGFDEVYHLKGGILKYLEEVPADESLWEGACFVFDERVSVLHGLEEGEHKLCRACRHPLTAEDVTSPLYEAGVSCPHCHTTRSEDDRLRFRQRQKQMDLARKRGERHLGK
- a CDS encoding CYTH domain-containing protein encodes the protein MAKEIERKFLVSGQRWRTFADEGIAIRQAYIVAQEDRSLRVRIYGDGKARITLKIGHAVLVRDEYEYDVDRDEAEDMLRHAIGNVIEKVRYKVPHEGHVWEIDVYGGAHKGLVIAEVELASIQEEPHLPNWVGREVTGESQYSNQSMALGASNGASLHQLA